From Fusobacterium sp. FSA-380-WT-3A, the proteins below share one genomic window:
- a CDS encoding pyridoxal phosphate-dependent aminotransferase — protein MVINQNVAKLKYSLIRLLNEESRKYENSIDLTIGEPDILTEKGIVEDACNYALTHKLGYPPTGGGPEIRKTIADYYNKKCGCSFVADNVIVNVGASEAISSCFRALLNVDDEVIVFVPFYAGYLPMIEMCYAKPVFVDISKTDFKVTPELLEKYITDKTKIVLFCNPCNPTGNVMDYEEINNIVNYLADKDIFVVADEIYSELSFGEFTSFASFDKIKDKLIIINGFSKSHSMTGWRIGYTILPLEYRKPFLNTTLFTLSSPMAVSIAAAQSALTKYSDRSHVRKIYKERAEFMAEGLSKLGFKVVKPKGAFYIFADYSNISDLNSFDFAMDVLKEVQVALVPGISFGLEKYFRISLVSEIDRLGIALERLKTYVENHKK, from the coding sequence ATGGTAATAAACCAGAATGTAGCAAAACTTAAGTATTCTTTAATCAGATTACTTAATGAAGAATCTAGAAAATATGAAAATTCTATTGATTTAACTATAGGAGAACCAGATATTCTTACAGAAAAAGGAATAGTAGAAGATGCTTGTAATTATGCTTTAACACATAAATTAGGTTATCCACCAACAGGAGGAGGACCAGAAATTAGAAAAACAATTGCAGATTATTACAACAAAAAATGTGGATGTTCATTTGTAGCTGACAATGTAATAGTTAATGTTGGAGCTTCAGAAGCTATATCTTCATGTTTTAGAGCACTTTTAAATGTGGATGATGAAGTAATTGTTTTTGTTCCATTTTATGCAGGATATCTACCAATGATAGAAATGTGTTATGCTAAACCTGTATTTGTTGACATATCTAAAACAGACTTCAAAGTAACACCAGAACTTTTAGAAAAATATATTACAGATAAAACAAAAATAGTTTTATTCTGTAATCCTTGTAACCCAACTGGAAATGTAATGGATTATGAAGAAATAAATAATATTGTTAATTATTTAGCTGATAAAGATATATTTGTAGTAGCTGATGAAATTTATAGTGAACTTTCTTTTGGAGAATTTACATCATTTGCAAGTTTTGATAAAATAAAAGATAAATTAATAATAATAAATGGATTTTCAAAATCTCACTCAATGACAGGATGGAGAATTGGTTATACAATATTACCATTAGAATATAGAAAACCATTTTTAAATACAACATTATTTACTTTAAGTTCACCAATGGCTGTATCAATAGCAGCAGCTCAATCAGCTTTAACAAAATATTCTGATAGGTCACATGTAAGAAAAATTTATAAAGAAAGAGCTGAATTTATGGCAGAGGGACTTTCTAAATTAGGTTTTAAAGTTGTAAAACCTAAAGGGGCTTTCTATATATTTGCTGATTATTCAAATATATCAGATTTAAACTCTTTTGATTTTGCAATGGATGTATTAAAAGAAGTTCAAGTAGCCTTAGTTCCTGGAATATCTTTTGGATTAGAAAAATATTTTAGAATTTCTCTAGTTTCTGAAATTGATAGATTAGGAATAGCTTTAGAAAGATTAAAAACATATGTAGAAAATCATAAAAAATAA
- the dapD gene encoding 2,3,4,5-tetrahydropyridine-2,6-dicarboxylate N-acetyltransferase: protein MNGVNTVEEIIAFIKNSTKKTPVKAYINGELNNLETSAKVFKGDGSYIIIGESTEIEKILENNKETIKDVYIENDRRNSGVPMLDIRNINARIEPGAVIRDKVTIGDNAVIMMGAVINIGAIIGDGTMIDMGAVLGGRATVGKNCHIGAGAVLAGVVEPPSATPVIVEDGVLIGANAVVIEGVRIGKGAVVGAGAVVIEDVPAGAVVTGNPAKVIKTVDEKTLEKTQLVDDLRK, encoded by the coding sequence ATGAACGGAGTAAATACAGTAGAAGAAATAATAGCATTTATAAAAAATTCTACTAAAAAAACACCTGTTAAAGCTTATATAAATGGAGAACTAAATAATTTAGAAACTTCAGCTAAAGTTTTTAAAGGTGATGGTTCTTATATAATTATAGGAGAATCAACAGAAATAGAAAAAATATTAGAAAATAATAAAGAAACTATAAAAGATGTATATATAGAAAATGACAGAAGAAATTCTGGAGTTCCTATGCTTGATATAAGAAATATCAATGCTAGAATAGAGCCAGGAGCAGTAATAAGAGATAAAGTTACAATAGGTGATAATGCAGTTATAATGATGGGAGCAGTTATTAATATAGGAGCTATTATTGGAGATGGAACAATGATAGATATGGGAGCTGTATTAGGAGGAAGAGCTACTGTTGGAAAAAATTGTCATATAGGAGCAGGAGCTGTATTGGCTGGAGTAGTTGAACCACCTTCAGCAACACCTGTTATAGTAGAAGATGGAGTTTTAATAGGAGCTAATGCTGTTGTTATAGAAGGTGTTAGAATTGGAAAAGGAGCTGTTGTTGGAGCAGGGGCTGTAGTAATAGAAGATGTACCAGCAGGAGCTGTAGTAACAGGAAATCCAGCTAAAGTTATAAAAACTGTTGATGAAAAAACATTAGAAAAAACTCAATTAGTTGATGATTTAAGAAAATAA
- the dapB gene encoding 4-hydroxy-tetrahydrodipicolinate reductase, with translation MELIIHGTGAMGTVVSDLASQDKEIKITGFADELTIEKGDVIIDFSHFSRLESLLNYSEKNRIPLVIATTGYSDEVLEKIKETSKKIPILISSNMSLGVNLMQDILERIVPILYGNYDIELIEKHHNKKVDSPSGTAKTMLEVIEKGCSEKMERVYGREGIKKREENEIGVHVVRGGTIVGEHSVLFCGNDEIIEIKHTALSKKIFGIGAIKASKFLVGKEPGLYSMKDIFSNL, from the coding sequence ATGGAGTTAATTATACATGGAACAGGAGCTATGGGAACAGTAGTTTCAGACTTAGCTTCTCAAGATAAAGAGATAAAAATTACAGGTTTTGCTGATGAACTTACGATAGAAAAAGGAGATGTCATTATAGATTTTTCTCATTTTTCTAGATTAGAAAGTTTATTAAATTATTCAGAAAAAAATAGAATTCCTTTAGTAATAGCTACTACAGGATACTCTGATGAGGTTTTAGAAAAAATAAAGGAAACTTCAAAAAAAATTCCTATTTTAATATCTTCAAATATGTCTTTAGGTGTAAATTTAATGCAAGATATATTAGAAAGAATAGTTCCAATTTTATATGGAAATTATGATATAGAACTTATAGAAAAACATCATAATAAAAAAGTTGACTCACCTAGTGGAACAGCAAAAACTATGTTGGAAGTTATAGAAAAAGGTTGTTCTGAAAAAATGGAAAGAGTTTATGGAAGAGAAGGAATTAAAAAAAGAGAAGAAAATGAAATAGGGGTTCATGTTGTTAGAGGTGGAACAATAGTTGGAGAGCATTCTGTTTTATTTTGTGGAAATGATGAAATAATAGAGATAAAACATACAGCTCTTTCTAAAAAAATATTTGGAATAGGGGCTATTAAAGCTTCAAAATTTCTTGTAGGAAAAGAGCCTGGTCTTTACAGCATGAAAGATATATTTAGTAATTTATAA
- the dapA gene encoding 4-hydroxy-tetrahydrodipicolinate synthase: MSIFTGSGVALVTPFTKDNQVNYKKLEELLEFHLENKTDAIVVVGTTGEASTMTEEERLEVIKFTVEKINKRIPVIAGTGSNCTKTAVEFSKKVEELGVDALLVVTPYYNKGNENGIYEHYKSIASVVKLPIILYNVPGRTGVNLSINLLKRLACIENIVAIKEASGNMSYTTEVARQVPELDIYSGNDDLTVPILSVGGKGVISVSANIIPEIIHNMVMSFLNGDIKEACRLQLGYNGLSNGMFIETNPVPVKEAMNYLGYEVGQCRLPLGEMYQENKEKLYEIIERHEVKKWS; the protein is encoded by the coding sequence ATGTCAATTTTTACTGGTTCAGGTGTAGCCTTAGTAACACCTTTTACAAAAGATAATCAAGTAAATTATAAAAAATTAGAGGAATTATTAGAATTTCATTTAGAAAATAAAACAGATGCTATAGTTGTGGTTGGAACTACAGGAGAAGCTTCAACAATGACAGAAGAAGAGAGATTAGAAGTTATAAAATTTACTGTAGAAAAAATTAATAAAAGAATACCAGTAATAGCTGGAACAGGTTCTAACTGTACAAAAACAGCTGTAGAGTTTAGTAAGAAAGTTGAAGAATTAGGTGTAGATGCTCTATTAGTAGTTACTCCTTATTATAATAAAGGAAATGAAAATGGAATATATGAACACTATAAATCAATAGCCTCAGTTGTAAAATTACCAATAATATTGTATAATGTACCTGGTAGAACTGGTGTAAATTTATCTATAAATCTTTTAAAAAGATTAGCTTGTATTGAAAATATTGTAGCTATAAAAGAGGCTAGTGGAAATATGTCTTATACTACAGAAGTAGCAAGACAAGTTCCAGAGCTTGATATATATTCAGGAAATGATGATTTAACAGTTCCTATTTTATCAGTAGGAGGAAAAGGAGTAATATCTGTATCAGCTAATATTATTCCTGAAATTATTCATAATATGGTAATGAGCTTTTTAAATGGTGATATAAAAGAAGCTTGTAGATTACAATTAGGATATAATGGATTATCTAATGGAATGTTTATAGAGACAAATCCAGTTCCTGTAAAAGAGGCAATGAATTATTTAGGATATGAAGTTGGACAATGTAGATTACCTCTAGGAGAAATGTATCAAGAAAATAAAGAAAAATTATATGAAATAATAGAAAGACATGAGGTAAAAAAATGGAGTTAA
- a CDS encoding aspartate-semialdehyde dehydrogenase yields MRVAIVGATGLVGSTFLKVLEERDLGITELYLFASARSAGKKITFRGKEYTVEELTENSFDRGIDIALFSAGGDISKKYAPIAASKGCLVVDNSSAWRMDPEVPLVVPEVNKEAAFTNHGIIANPNCSTIQCMAPLKALAEKYGLKRVIYNTYQAVSGTGQKGVEDLQNGLKGLAPKVYPHQIVNNCLPHIDVFMDNGYTKEEIKMINETRKILELPDLPVTATCVRVPVINSHSVSITAELNSEFDIEEVKKVIGEYEGIILVDNPKNNEYPLATEASGQDKVLVGRIRRDFSTENSVNLWTVADNIRKGAATNAVQIAELFRDIKNKLA; encoded by the coding sequence ATGAGAGTTGCTATTGTAGGAGCTACAGGATTAGTGGGAAGTACATTTTTAAAAGTTTTAGAGGAAAGAGATTTAGGAATAACAGAGTTATATTTATTTGCTTCAGCAAGAAGTGCTGGTAAAAAAATAACTTTTAGAGGAAAAGAATATACAGTAGAAGAATTAACAGAAAATAGTTTTGATAGAGGGATTGATATAGCTCTATTTTCAGCTGGTGGAGATATAAGTAAAAAATATGCTCCAATAGCAGCTTCAAAAGGATGTTTAGTAGTTGATAACTCTTCAGCTTGGAGAATGGACCCAGAGGTTCCATTAGTTGTACCAGAAGTTAATAAAGAGGCAGCGTTTACAAATCATGGAATTATAGCAAACCCAAACTGTTCAACAATTCAATGTATGGCTCCATTAAAAGCTTTAGCTGAAAAATATGGATTAAAAAGAGTAATATATAATACATATCAAGCTGTATCAGGTACAGGACAAAAAGGTGTAGAGGATTTACAAAATGGATTAAAAGGATTAGCTCCTAAAGTTTATCCACATCAAATTGTAAATAACTGTTTACCTCATATAGATGTATTTATGGATAACGGATATACAAAAGAAGAAATAAAAATGATAAATGAAACAAGAAAAATATTAGAACTTCCTGATTTACCTGTAACAGCTACTTGTGTAAGAGTTCCAGTTATAAATTCTCACTCAGTATCAATTACAGCTGAGCTTAATAGTGAATTTGATATAGAAGAAGTAAAAAAAGTTATTGGAGAATATGAAGGAATTATATTAGTAGATAATCCTAAAAATAATGAATATCCTTTAGCTACAGAAGCTAGTGGACAAGATAAAGTTTTAGTAGGAAGAATAAGAAGAGATTTCAGTACAGAAAATAGTGTAAACTTATGGACTGTAGCAGATAATATAAGAAAAGGGGCAGCTACTAATGCTGTTCAAATAGCAGAATTATTTAGAGATATAAAAAATAAATTAGCTTAA
- a CDS encoding aspartate kinase: MRVVLKYGGSSVATIEKIKAIAEYVVNLKKTKYDEIIVVASAMGKTTNALIAMAKEISDSPNQRELDSLLSTGEQQTVSLLSIAINSLGQKAVSLTGYQANVKTVGVHTKSKIKNIDTEKIEEYLKDNNVVIVAGFQGINDHGDITTLGRGGSDTSAVALAASLKCECRIYTDVEGIYSVDPRLYKNAKFLDKISYEEMMEMANLGAGVMETRAVEIGKKYNIPIFVGKTLSETGGTWIMDMNDVLEDKLVTGISITKEIIVTTLSNINYSSEKIAKIFTIINEVGLNINMISQNVSNDNKAKISFSCVEGEKYLLDQAIERIKVELPCIELGYNDNLAMISIVGVGMINNSGVSGKFFSALSRAGINFYQVTTSEISVSCSIERKDINKAVEVVAEEFNL, encoded by the coding sequence ATGAGAGTAGTATTAAAATATGGTGGTTCTAGCGTAGCAACTATTGAAAAAATTAAAGCAATAGCTGAATATGTAGTGAACTTAAAGAAAACAAAATATGATGAAATTATAGTTGTTGCTTCAGCAATGGGAAAAACAACAAATGCCCTTATTGCTATGGCAAAAGAAATCTCTGATTCACCAAATCAAAGAGAACTAGATTCACTTTTATCTACAGGAGAACAACAAACAGTTTCTCTATTGTCAATAGCTATAAATTCTTTGGGACAAAAAGCTGTATCATTAACAGGGTATCAAGCTAATGTAAAAACTGTAGGAGTTCATACAAAAAGTAAAATCAAAAATATTGATACAGAAAAAATAGAAGAATATTTAAAAGATAATAATGTTGTTATAGTAGCTGGATTTCAAGGAATAAATGACCACGGAGATATAACTACATTAGGAAGGGGAGGTTCAGATACAAGTGCTGTTGCCTTAGCTGCTTCTCTAAAATGTGAATGTAGAATATATACAGATGTTGAGGGAATTTATAGTGTTGACCCAAGACTTTATAAAAATGCTAAGTTTTTAGATAAAATTTCTTATGAAGAAATGATGGAAATGGCTAATTTAGGAGCTGGAGTTATGGAAACTAGAGCTGTAGAAATTGGAAAAAAATATAATATACCTATTTTTGTTGGAAAAACTTTAAGTGAAACAGGAGGAACTTGGATAATGGATATGAATGACGTATTAGAGGATAAATTAGTAACAGGAATTAGTATAACAAAAGAGATAATAGTAACAACTCTTTCAAATATTAATTATTCTAGTGAAAAAATAGCAAAAATATTTACAATAATTAATGAAGTAGGATTAAATATAAATATGATTTCTCAAAATGTTTCAAATGATAATAAAGCTAAAATATCATTTAGTTGTGTAGAGGGAGAAAAATATTTATTAGACCAAGCTATTGAAAGAATAAAAGTGGAATTACCTTGTATAGAGTTAGGATATAATGATAACTTAGCAATGATTTCAATAGTAGGCGTAGGAATGATAAATAACTCTGGAGTATCTGGTAAATTTTTCTCAGCTTTAAGTAGAGCAGGAATAAATTTTTATCAAGTAACAACATCAGAGATAAGTGTTTCATGTAGTATAGAAAGAAAAGATATAAATAAAGCAGTAGAAGTAGTAGCAGAAGAATTTAATTTATAG
- a CDS encoding M20 family metallopeptidase codes for MNNLILNNIDKFNDWFIKVRRDLHKIPELDFDLPKTTKYISSTLDELNINYKTNIGKSGIVADIPGKDSTITIALRGDIDALPILENNDFEFKSEHVGKMHACGHDVHNTVLLGVAKILSEIKDEIPCNIRLIFQPAEETTGGALPMIEEGVLENVNAIFGLHVDPFVNVGSIGIKYGPMFASSCGVKIKVIGKSTHGAFPSEGVDAIVTTAQIISSIQSIVSRNTDARDSVVITFGTIKGGTKENIVAGEVEVTGILRTLSTESREYNKQRIKEMSEFVAKGYGATAIVNFRNSYNALINHDEYVDIVKEVGNEVLGKENVITKKYSEMGAEDFSYYLERVPGAFFYLGVRNESIGACEPLHNDKFMIDENAIKIGVKIQIANIFKAYENLKNNLK; via the coding sequence ATGAATAATTTAATTTTAAATAATATAGATAAATTTAATGATTGGTTTATAAAAGTTAGAAGAGATTTACATAAAATCCCTGAGTTAGATTTTGATTTACCAAAAACTACAAAATATATTTCTTCAACTTTAGATGAACTTAATATAAATTATAAAACAAATATTGGAAAAAGTGGAATTGTAGCTGATATTCCTGGAAAAGATTCTACTATTACCATTGCTTTAAGAGGAGACATTGATGCCTTACCAATATTAGAAAATAATGATTTTGAATTTAAGTCTGAGCATGTTGGAAAAATGCATGCTTGTGGACATGATGTTCATAACACAGTTTTATTAGGAGTAGCCAAAATTTTATCAGAAATAAAAGATGAAATTCCTTGTAATATCAGACTTATTTTTCAACCAGCAGAAGAAACTACTGGTGGGGCTCTTCCAATGATAGAAGAGGGAGTTTTAGAAAATGTAAATGCTATATTTGGACTTCATGTTGACCCTTTTGTAAATGTTGGAAGTATAGGTATTAAATATGGACCTATGTTTGCTTCTTCTTGTGGAGTAAAAATAAAAGTTATAGGAAAAAGTACTCACGGAGCCTTTCCAAGTGAGGGAGTTGATGCTATAGTTACTACAGCTCAAATTATTAGTTCTATCCAATCTATTGTTTCTAGAAATACAGATGCTAGAGATTCTGTAGTTATAACTTTTGGTACTATTAAGGGAGGAACAAAAGAAAATATAGTAGCTGGAGAAGTTGAAGTTACAGGAATTTTAAGAACTCTTTCTACTGAAAGCAGAGAATACAATAAACAAAGAATTAAAGAAATGAGTGAATTTGTAGCAAAAGGATATGGAGCTACAGCTATTGTTAATTTTAGAAATAGTTATAATGCTTTAATAAATCATGATGAATATGTGGATATTGTCAAAGAAGTTGGAAATGAAGTTTTAGGAAAAGAAAATGTTATTACTAAAAAATATTCAGAAATGGGGGCAGAAGATTTTTCTTATTATCTTGAAAGAGTTCCTGGAGCTTTCTTTTATTTAGGTGTTAGAAATGAAAGTATTGGAGCTTGTGAGCCATTACATAATGACAAATTTATGATAGATGAAAATGCTATTAAAATTGGAGTTAAAATCCAAATAGCTAATATTTTCAAAGCTTATGAAAATTTAAAAAATAATTTAAAATAA
- a CDS encoding 4-hydroxyphenylacetate 3-hydroxylase N-terminal domain-containing protein — protein sequence MGLMTREEYQNSIRARKPMNVWFLGKKIEDLTTYPVLSASFNAISKVYELQSNPNWKELITVKSHLNGEDVSIYNAPLGSPEDANRKTRAARALAEVIGCCTHRCTGSEAFAGLGPCTYDMDQDLGTNYFDRFMKFLDYVQKNDLTCTVTVTDVKGLRTLPPHKQPDRDSYVHIDEIRDDGIVISGYKCNQTGILFAHEIIIVPTTAMQPEDKDFALACAIPADSPNITFVLGRTPQDKRFFEVGGDIEGIDLGKKYADHQAMVYFDKVFVPNERVFMCGETKYVGRLLSYFTAVHRLTAGGCKAGGCSALCGAASLITEMVGVQKAGHIKTKLTEMAMVAETVYALSIASGVEGFKHPSGFWIPNPLLSHTCKYTCTKMPFDAVRYARDIIAGFGETAPSEFDMRSPEIGEICRRAFNPGNPEYDSFDRLRAVRFIEHMVRGSNWTAMALHGGGNQEASTVMARSFTDWKHLQNIAKSACGITKDESKNDEIIDDIGRRNGRICTIGDLPRSEK from the coding sequence ATGGGACTAATGACAAGAGAAGAATATCAAAATAGTATCAGAGCAAGAAAACCTATGAATGTTTGGTTTTTAGGAAAAAAAATAGAAGACTTGACTACATATCCTGTATTATCTGCTAGCTTTAATGCAATATCTAAAGTATATGAATTACAAAGTAATCCTAATTGGAAAGAATTAATAACAGTTAAATCTCATTTAAATGGAGAAGATGTTAGTATTTACAATGCACCTTTAGGTTCTCCAGAAGATGCTAATAGAAAAACAAGAGCAGCTAGAGCTTTAGCTGAAGTTATAGGATGTTGTACTCATCGTTGTACAGGGTCAGAAGCTTTTGCTGGTTTAGGACCATGTACTTATGATATGGATCAAGATTTAGGAACTAATTATTTTGATAGGTTTATGAAATTTTTAGATTATGTTCAAAAAAATGATTTAACTTGTACAGTTACAGTTACTGATGTAAAAGGATTAAGAACTTTACCACCACATAAACAACCAGATAGAGATTCTTATGTTCACATTGATGAAATAAGAGATGATGGTATTGTAATTAGTGGATACAAATGTAATCAAACAGGTATTTTATTTGCTCATGAAATTATTATAGTACCTACAACAGCTATGCAACCAGAAGATAAAGATTTTGCTTTAGCATGTGCTATACCAGCTGATTCTCCAAATATCACTTTTGTTTTAGGACGTACACCTCAAGATAAAAGATTCTTTGAAGTAGGAGGAGATATAGAAGGTATAGATTTAGGTAAAAAATACGCTGACCATCAAGCAATGGTTTATTTTGATAAAGTATTTGTACCTAATGAAAGAGTATTTATGTGTGGAGAAACTAAGTATGTTGGTCGTCTTCTAAGTTATTTTACAGCTGTTCACCGTCTAACAGCTGGTGGATGTAAAGCTGGTGGATGTTCAGCTCTTTGTGGAGCAGCTAGTTTAATAACAGAAATGGTAGGAGTTCAAAAGGCAGGACATATAAAAACAAAACTTACAGAGATGGCTATGGTAGCAGAAACTGTATATGCTCTATCGATAGCTTCAGGAGTAGAAGGTTTTAAGCATCCAAGTGGTTTCTGGATACCTAATCCATTATTATCTCATACATGTAAATATACTTGTACAAAAATGCCTTTTGATGCTGTTCGTTATGCTAGAGACATTATTGCTGGATTTGGAGAAACAGCTCCTTCAGAATTTGATATGCGTTCACCAGAAATTGGAGAAATTTGTAGGAGAGCTTTTAATCCTGGAAATCCAGAATATGATTCTTTTGATAGATTAAGAGCAGTTCGTTTCATAGAGCATATGGTTAGAGGTTCTAACTGGACAGCAATGGCTCTTCATGGTGGAGGAAACCAAGAAGCTTCTACAGTAATGGCTCGTTCATTTACAGATTGGAAACATCTTCAAAATATAGCTAAAAGTGCTTGTGGAATTACAAAAGATGAAAGTAAAAATGATGAGATTATTGATGATATTGGAAGAAGAAATGGACGTATTTGTACTATAGGAGATTTACCTAGAAGTGAAAAATAA
- a CDS encoding energy-coupling factor ABC transporter substrate-binding protein: MKKDKKIVITLLIIVILIVFSPIFILKNAEFGGSDNAGSIMIENINNEYEPWFTPILEKAIGGELPGEVESLFFCLQTAIGVGIIAFYMGRMYERKRLGKEEEDL; this comes from the coding sequence ATGAAAAAAGATAAAAAAATAGTAATAACTTTATTAATCATAGTAATATTAATAGTATTCTCTCCCATTTTCATTTTAAAAAATGCAGAATTTGGTGGTTCTGATAATGCAGGTAGTATAATGATAGAAAATATAAATAATGAATATGAACCATGGTTTACTCCAATTTTAGAAAAAGCAATAGGTGGAGAGCTACCTGGAGAAGTAGAGAGTTTATTTTTCTGTCTTCAAACTGCTATAGGAGTTGGGATTATAGCTTTTTATATGGGAAGAATGTATGAAAGAAAAAGATTAGGAAAAGAGGAAGAGGATTTATAA
- a CDS encoding energy-coupling factor ABC transporter permease — protein MKRDKNVLIICLLMFCISLNSYGMHIMEGYLPLNFCIIWGIISIPFLYLGTKRLGKNIEANRKNITLIAMSGAFIFVISSLKIPSVTGSCSHMTGVGLGAILFGPLAVSVLGTIVLLFQAILLAHGGLTSLGANIFSMCIVGPIVTFVVYKLLLKLKINKRIAIFFGAMLGDLITYCVTSLQLGLAFPSTEGGFLVSSIKFLGVFAPTQLPLAIIEGILTVIIIIGLENYARKELKNIGF, from the coding sequence GTGAAGAGAGATAAAAATGTTCTCATAATATGTTTGTTAATGTTTTGTATATCTTTAAATTCTTATGGAATGCATATAATGGAGGGGTATTTACCATTAAACTTTTGTATAATTTGGGGTATTATTTCAATTCCATTTTTATATTTAGGAACTAAAAGATTAGGAAAAAATATAGAAGCTAATAGAAAAAATATAACTTTAATAGCTATGTCAGGAGCTTTTATATTTGTAATTTCATCTTTAAAAATTCCATCTGTAACAGGAAGTTGTTCTCATATGACAGGAGTAGGTTTAGGTGCAATATTATTTGGACCATTGGCAGTAAGTGTGTTGGGAACAATAGTTTTATTATTTCAAGCTATACTTTTAGCCCATGGGGGACTTACTTCTTTAGGAGCTAATATATTTTCTATGTGTATAGTAGGACCTATAGTAACTTTTGTTGTTTATAAATTATTATTAAAATTAAAAATTAATAAAAGAATAGCAATATTTTTTGGAGCTATGTTAGGAGATTTAATAACTTATTGTGTAACAAGTTTGCAATTAGGATTAGCATTTCCATCAACAGAGGGGGGATTTTTAGTTTCAAGTATAAAATTTTTAGGAGTATTTGCTCCAACTCAATTACCTCTTGCTATTATAGAGGGAATATTAACAGTTATTATTATAATTGGACTTGAAAACTATGCTAGAAAAGAATTAAAGAATATAGGATTTTAA
- a CDS encoding energy-coupling factor ABC transporter ATP-binding protein, whose translation MKKIILKTENLTYSYEENKKVLDGISLEIFQGEKVAILGNNGSGKTTFFKNINGVYIADSGEIFFKGKKIEKNKKDINFLRKNIGIVFQNSDSQIIGTTVFDELAFGLLNIGEENSKVEKKVIEIGKKFNLEKYLKTPPHYLSGGEKKRLTIAGIVVMEPEIIIFDEPTSELDQKSIKELEITLEELNREGKTLIISTHDIDFAYKFTDRIIVFLDGRVIASDIPEKIFRNQEILQKLDLRKPILYEMAEELQLKGLLKENKFPKTMKEIKNILGGKSEER comes from the coding sequence ATAATTTTAAAAACAGAAAATTTGACATATTCCTATGAAGAAAATAAAAAAGTATTAGATGGAATATCTTTAGAAATTTTTCAAGGAGAAAAAGTAGCGATACTTGGGAATAATGGTTCTGGAAAGACAACTTTTTTTAAAAATATAAATGGTGTATATATAGCAGATAGTGGAGAGATTTTTTTTAAAGGTAAAAAAATAGAAAAAAATAAAAAAGATATAAATTTTTTAAGAAAAAATATAGGGATTGTTTTTCAAAATTCTGATAGTCAAATAATAGGGACAACAGTATTTGACGAATTAGCTTTTGGACTTTTAAATATAGGTGAAGAAAATTCTAAAGTAGAAAAAAAGGTAATAGAGATAGGGAAAAAATTCAATTTAGAAAAATATTTAAAGACACCACCACATTATTTAAGTGGAGGTGAGAAAAAAAGATTAACTATAGCTGGCATTGTGGTAATGGAACCTGAAATTATTATTTTTGATGAACCTACCTCAGAGTTAGACCAAAAAAGTATTAAAGAATTAGAAATTACTTTAGAGGAATTAAATAGAGAGGGGAAAACTCTCATTATTTCAACTCATGATATAGATTTTGCTTATAAATTTACTGATAGAATAATAGTTTTTTTAGATGGAAGAGTAATTGCTAGTGACATTCCAGAAAAAATATTTAGAAATCAGGAAATTTTACAAAAACTTGATTTAAGAAAACCTATATTATATGAAATGGCAGAAGAGTTACAACTAAAAGGGTTATTAAAAGAAAATAAGTTTCCAAAAACTATGAAAGAAATAAAAAATATTTTAGGAGGAAAAAGTGAAGAGAGATAA